One part of the Ruegeria sp. SCSIO 43209 genome encodes these proteins:
- a CDS encoding carboxymuconolactone decarboxylase family protein, translating into MDDNLFEHGLKQRKSTLGAEYVEKNLAAADDFTRSFQENMTAWCWGFGWGDDTIDHKTRSMMNLAMIGALGKMHEWEIHCNGALNNGVTKEEIRSIIHVIGIYCGVPQSLECFRVARKVLTERGLLD; encoded by the coding sequence ATGGACGACAACCTGTTTGAACATGGCCTGAAGCAGCGCAAGTCGACGCTGGGCGCCGAGTATGTTGAGAAGAACCTGGCAGCGGCGGATGATTTTACCCGCTCATTCCAAGAGAACATGACTGCTTGGTGCTGGGGCTTCGGCTGGGGGGATGACACGATCGATCACAAGACCCGTTCGATGATGAACCTCGCTATGATTGGGGCACTCGGCAAGATGCATGAATGGGAAATCCACTGTAACGGCGCGTTGAACAATGGTGTCACCAAAGAGGAAATCCGATCAATCATTCATGTGATCGGCATTTATTGTGGCGTCCCGCAGTCTCTTGAATGCTTCCGTGTCGCTCGCAAAGTCCTGACCGAACGTGGGCTGCTGGACTGA